A window of the Dermacentor variabilis isolate Ectoservices unplaced genomic scaffold, ASM5094787v1 scaffold_12, whole genome shotgun sequence genome harbors these coding sequences:
- the LOC142565933 gene encoding NADPH-dependent diflavin oxidoreductase 1-like encodes MMDRRFLILYGSQTGTAQDVAERIGRQARRYRFCVTVSAMDDYPVAELIKEKCVLFVCATTGQGEEPDNMKRFWSFLLRKSLPLNSLKTMNQSVIGLGDSSYLKFNFTAKRLQRRLAQLGANCLLDPLYADEQHELGTDGMLDPWLGEFWKILLNLHPLPVGCLPISEELLPAPKYGIICETACADGPGIIYEKLFEATVISNQRVTSLDHFQDVRLLKLDIQDSQITFEPGDVVVVYPENCEEDIEEFFRLFSFKADMYLKVTPTEEGTPLPNFLSAQVSIRECAQKYFDLTYIPKRSFFEIFWHFGNSDLEKERLREFSTTAGQEDLVDYAIRPRRTVLEVFADFPHTTANVPLAYLFDLIPPIRPRSFSIANSLLCHPGQIHILAAIVNFCTKLKKPRRGLCTRFLASLDPSKGTRVAITTKKGSLRMPPDGVPAIMVGPGTGCAPFSGMIQDRAQRGIARNLLFFGARNAKGDFFFEKEWTKLVTMGLLDLVTAFSRDQDHKIYVQHRIKEHEGKIWKLLCDGGVVYIAGNAKDMVPSVRDALKTVVKCGSLTEENAEELLKNLEKSKRLQIEAWS; translated from the exons ATGATGGACCGGCGTTTTCTGATCTTATACGGCAGTCAGACAGGAACTGCTCAGGATGTTGCCGAAAGAATCGGTAGGCAAGCGAGGCGGTATAGATTTTGCGTCACTGTCTCGGCTATGGACGATTATCCTGTAGCGGAACTGATCAAGGAAAAATGTGTTTTGTTTGTCTGTGCTACGACAGGACAGGGCGAAGAGCCCGACAACATGAAACGTTTCTGGTCGTTTCTCCTACGGAAAAGCTTGCCCTTGAATTCGCTGAAGACAATGAACCAGTCCGTGATCGGCCTCGGTGACTCTTCTTACTTGAAGTTCAATTTCACTGCAAAGCGCCTGCAAAGGCGTCTGGCCCAACTGGGTGCCAATTGCTTGCTcgaccctttgtacgccgatgaGCAGCATGAACTTGGCACCGACGGGATGCTGGATCCGTGGCTAGGGGAATTCTGGAAAATCCTCTTGAACTTGCACCCGCTTCCTGTCGGGTGCTTGCCAATCAGTGAAGAACTACTGCCGGCGCCGAAATACGGAATCATCTGCGAGACGGCATGCGCGGACGGTCCTGGAATCATATACGAGAAGTTATTTGAAGCCACTGTAATCTCCAATCAGCGTGTCACTAGCCTCGACCATTTTCAGGACGTACGACTTCTTAAGTTAGATATTCAAG ATTCTCAAATCACTTTTGAGCCAGGCGATGTGGTGGTGGTCTACCCAGAGAACTGTgaagaggacatcgaggagtTTTTCAGGCTCTTCAGCTTCAAGGCTGACATGTACTTAAAGGTCACACCAACAGAAGAAGGCACACCACTTCCAAACTTTTTATCAGCACAGGTGTCAATTAGAGAATGTGCCCAAAAATATTTTGACCTTACATACATTCCTAAGAG GTCATTCTTTGAGATTTTCTGGCACTTTGGTAACAGTGACCTTGAGAAGGAGCGCCTTCGCGAGTTCAGCACTACTGCTGGCCAGGAGGACCTTGTGGATTATGCCATCCGGCCACGACGGACTGTGCTGGAAGTGTTTGCTGACTTCCCCCACACTACAGCCAATGTGCCACTAGCCTACCTTTTTGATTTGATTCCACCCATACGTCCACGTTCATTTTCTATTGCAAACTCACTGCTCTGCCATCCAGGACAGATACACATCTTGGCAGCCATTGTAAACTTCTGCACCAAGCTGAAGAAACCTCGCAG GGGCCTTTGCACTAGATTTTTGGCCAGCCTTGATCCTTCCAAAGGGACAAGAGTGGCCATCACCACAAAGAAAGGCAGCCTTCGAATGCCCCCTGATGGTGTTCCTGCCATTATGGTGGGGCCAGGGACAGGGTGTGCCCCTTTCAGTGGCATGATCCAGGATCGTGCTCAAAGGGGCATTGCTAGGAACCTCCTCTTTTTCGGTGCCCGCAATGCTAAAGgagatttcttctttgagaaGGAGTGGACCAAGCTTGTGACCATGGGACTACTTGACCTGGTGACTGCATTCTCAAGAGACCAGGACCACAAAAT ATATGTCCAGCACCGAATCAAAGAGCATGAAGGCAAGATTTGGAAGCTGCTGTGCGATGGTGGAGTCGTGTACATTGCTGGTAATGCAAAGGACATGGTACCTAGTGTGCGGGATGCCCTCAAGACTGTTGTCAAGTGTGGTTCTCTTACAGAAGAAAATGCTGAGGAGCTTCTAAAAAACCTTGAAAAATCTAAAAGACTACAAATAGAAGCCTGGTCTTAG
- the Slu7 gene encoding pre-mRNA-splicing factor Slu7 isoform X2 codes for MNQTNLPVSEIIKSKEVDEPKKQSREDWRKAKELEEARKAGTAPAAVDEEGKDINPHIPQYISSAPWYFGAKGPTLKHQRPQPEKQREFSRISDYYSRGEFDARATKYRKGACENCGALTHKRKDCLERPRKVGAKFTNDDIAPDEKDLPGLNLDYDGKRDRWNGFDPACYQAVIEEYRKVEEAKRQLKEDKLKHDILNLEGVSTRERDDSDEEVDGDEDKYADNADMPGTKVDSKQRITVRNLRIREDVAKYLRNLDPNSAYYDPKTRSMRDNPYKNSNKTPEELHFAGDNFVRYSGDTQKIAEAQLFAWQAYEKGVDVHLQAEPTKAELLNKEFLSKEEEFRHSMKDSILEKYGGAEHLQVPPKELIFAQTEDYVEYSRHGEVIRGAEKPVIRSKYEEHVLINNHASVWGSYWKDFQWGYKCCHSLIKNSYCTGASGKEVQAMAGGAMLLPAKIMGAPTVGTDVVHDENVDEKADEEKADEKIKPPEEKSMQPASEEQRNEPPPVLPVTGTKSPEKVKSKKKKKKSKKAKKQKRVKSSSSSSDSDDPDAKAEKEKKEKIKKAMEQIDKDNTQETDERKRKYNSMYDVKAPTEEEMEAYYMKRKRDDDPMAPFMS; via the exons ATGAATCAGACGAATCTACCCGTTTCGGAGATCATAAAGAGCAAGGAGGTTGACGAGCCTAAGAAACAGTCACGAGAGGACTGGAGGAAGGCAAAAGAGCTCGAGGAGGCCAGGAAGGCTGGCACAGCACCAGCCGCTGTCGATGAGGAGGGAAA AGACATCAACCCGCATATTCCTCAGTATATATCTTCGGCACCATGGTACTTTGGGGCAAAAGGACCCACTTTGAAGCACCAGCGCCCGCAGCCCGAGAAACAGAGGGAATTCAGTCGAATAAGCGACTACTATTCTCGAGGAGAATTC GATGCTAGAGCAACCAAGTATAGAAAAGGTGCCTGCGAAAACTGCGGTGCCCTGACCCACAAGCGGAAGGATTGCTTAGAG AGGCCTCGAAAAGTTGGTGCTAAGTTTACAAATGATGATATTGCACCTGATGAAAAAGACCTGCCAGGTTTGAATTTGGACTACGATGGGAAGCGGGATAGATGGAATGGTTTCGACCCTGCCTGCTATCAGGCTGTTATAGAAGAATACAGGAAAGTCGAAGAG GCAAAACGGCAGCTGAAGGAAGACAAGCTGAAGCATGACATCTTGAACTTGGAAGGTGTCAGTACACGAGAG AGAGATGACAGTGATGAGGAAGTAGATGGTGATGAAGACAAGTATGCAGATAATGCAGACATGCCTGGTACAAAAGTGGACAGCAAGCAGCGCATCACTGTGCGAAACCTTCGTATACGTGAAGATGTTGCAAAG TACCTGAGAAATCTGGACCCAAACTCTGCCTATTATGACCCTAAGACACGGTCCATGAGGGATAATCCATACAAGAATTCGAACAAGACTCCAGAAGA GTTGCATTTTGCTGGTGATAACTTCGTTCGATACAGTGGGGACACTCAGAAGATTGCAGAAGCTCAGT TGTTTGCTTGGCAGGCCTACGAAAAAGGTGTGGATGTTCACTTGCAAGCAGAACCCACCAAGGCTGAACTGTTGAATAAGGAATTCCTTTCAAAAGAGGAGGAGTTCCGTCACTCCATGAAGGACAGCATCCTAGAAAAGTATGGTGGAGCAGAGCACTTACAGGTGCCTCCAAAGGAGCTCATATTTGCCCAGACG GAGGACTATGTTGAGTATTCGAGGCATGGTGAAGTGATTCGTGGTGCTGAGAAGCCTGTCATTCGGTCCAAGTATGAGGAACATGTCCTTATTAACAACCATGCG TCTGTCTGGGGATCCTACTGGAAGGACTTCCAGTGGGGATACAAGTGCTGTCACTCATTAATAAAGAACTCGTACTGCACTGGTGCCAGTGGCAAGGAAGTGCAAGCTATG GCGGGAGGTGCAATGCTTTTACCAGCCAAAATAATGGGAGCTCCTACTGTCGGCACTGATGTTGTCCATGATGAGAATGTTGATGAGAAGGCGGATGAGGAGAAGGCCGACGAGAAGATCAAGCCACCAGAGGAGAAAAGCATGCAGCCTGCATCAGAAGAGCAGCGGAATGAACCACCGCCTGTACTCCCCGTAACT GGTACTAAGTCCCCAGAAAAGGTAAagtcaaagaaaaagaagaagaaatccaAGAAGGCCAAGAAACAAAAACGAgtgaaaagcagcagcagcagctcagacaGTGATGACCCTGACGCCAaggcagagaaagaaaagaaagaaaagattaaGAAG